In one window of Verrucomicrobiota bacterium DNA:
- a CDS encoding DUF1232 domain-containing protein yields MNDELKRFIAEGAAGITPARLEKLIRLLPRIRLAVTQVHEFPHLADQVELLAEIIEDFHSGLSRDIPYTAVAESAFALFYVHKHIDIIPDHIPGMGRADDAAIVTTVFENYKQPFLAHVLAQRARKPVEG; encoded by the coding sequence ATGAACGACGAACTTAAACGATTTATCGCCGAAGGTGCGGCCGGGATCACGCCTGCCCGCCTTGAGAAACTCATCCGTCTATTGCCCCGGATTCGGCTGGCCGTCACGCAGGTCCACGAGTTTCCGCACTTGGCCGATCAGGTGGAATTGCTGGCGGAAATCATCGAGGATTTCCATTCGGGCCTGAGCCGGGACATTCCATACACGGCCGTTGCCGAATCGGCGTTCGCCCTGTTTTACGTGCACAAACATATCGACATCATCCCCGACCATATCCCAGGCATGGGGCGTGCAGACGATGCCGCCATCGTCACGACGGTTTTCGAAAACTACAAGCAGCCGTTCCTCGCGCACGTTCTGGCGCAGCGGGCGCGCAAGCCGGTCGAGGGTTGA
- a CDS encoding sel1 repeat family protein produces DATLVEAAVSGPGASGSYVRQLSLLAYELLGGPRGVLESQGRYTPLAALAEEGNQVLRRGLVDEIGTAEELVRALAASLGSRPGAASSVQSVSTASLAAAASSRTGPPASQASTPVSSSLPDSAESQASTARGREKAPTPRRGLLLALLLTAVALAAIALYGYSVYRSVNSTRKKSFTLQSPTPVLRPTAKPALQSPELMTTSRPAASFTARTALPSPALEAAGRTAVIGIPEADSLEQALGDAQNAGRNGNWDRALSAYVDLAERYPNRPEPRQRLANLLAEGHRNGVRVNEENFATLRPVLERASRLGVVPAMLLVAQNLRANQPYEALSWYEKAAQKGNSDAMVQAGLLYSVRHTAEDNRKALEYFIQAADVGNRDGKYLAGECYFYPKPGLVPDEAKALQYLHDAAALGELRSMNLLGTYYRKIRRYDEARRYLEEGARGGLPLAIANLGVLYINGEGIPKNSEKAVELFRQAAEQGEPGGMYLYGQCFFNGVGVAKDVRTANEWFRKAARAGNPSAIEYCRRNNLEYR; encoded by the coding sequence GACGCGACTTTGGTTGAAGCGGCCGTGTCGGGTCCGGGGGCGAGCGGTTCCTACGTGCGGCAGTTGAGCCTGCTGGCCTACGAGTTATTGGGTGGGCCGCGGGGGGTGTTGGAGAGCCAGGGCCGGTACACGCCGTTGGCGGCGTTGGCGGAAGAGGGCAACCAGGTGCTGCGGCGGGGATTGGTTGACGAGATCGGCACGGCGGAGGAGTTGGTGCGGGCGCTGGCGGCCAGCCTGGGCAGCCGTCCGGGTGCTGCTTCCTCCGTTCAAAGCGTTTCCACTGCGTCGCTGGCTGCCGCAGCGTCGAGCAGGACCGGCCCACCGGCCTCGCAAGCTTCAACTCCGGTCAGCTCATCCCTTCCGGACTCAGCGGAATCGCAGGCATCAACGGCGCGAGGCCGCGAAAAGGCGCCGACGCCGAGACGTGGATTACTGTTGGCCCTGCTTTTGACCGCGGTTGCGCTGGCGGCCATCGCATTATACGGCTACAGCGTTTACCGGTCCGTCAATTCCACCCGGAAGAAATCGTTTACGCTGCAGTCGCCGACTCCGGTGCTGCGACCCACGGCCAAGCCGGCGTTGCAATCCCCGGAGCTCATGACGACATCCAGACCGGCCGCTTCATTTACCGCCAGAACCGCGCTGCCTTCTCCGGCGCTGGAAGCCGCGGGGCGGACCGCCGTGATCGGTATCCCGGAAGCGGATTCGCTTGAGCAGGCGTTAGGTGACGCCCAGAACGCCGGCCGAAACGGGAATTGGGACAGGGCGCTTTCTGCGTACGTCGACTTGGCTGAACGTTATCCCAACCGGCCGGAACCGCGCCAAAGGCTGGCCAACCTGCTGGCTGAAGGCCACAGAAATGGCGTTCGCGTCAATGAAGAGAACTTCGCGACGTTGAGACCCGTTTTGGAACGGGCTTCCCGTCTGGGGGTGGTCCCGGCGATGCTTCTCGTCGCCCAAAATCTCCGGGCGAACCAGCCGTATGAGGCGTTATCCTGGTACGAGAAAGCGGCCCAAAAGGGGAACTCTGATGCGATGGTCCAGGCCGGGTTGCTCTACAGCGTTCGCCACACTGCCGAGGATAACCGGAAAGCCCTTGAATACTTCATCCAGGCCGCCGATGTCGGTAACAGGGATGGAAAATATCTTGCCGGCGAGTGCTATTTTTACCCGAAGCCGGGCTTGGTTCCCGATGAAGCCAAGGCGTTGCAGTACCTGCACGACGCGGCGGCTTTGGGCGAATTGAGATCCATGAACCTGCTCGGCACGTACTACCGCAAGATTCGCCGGTACGACGAGGCACGACGGTATCTGGAAGAGGGAGCGCGCGGGGGCTTACCGCTGGCCATCGCGAACCTGGGCGTGCTTTATATAAACGGCGAGGGCATACCCAAGAACTCGGAAAAGGCCGTTGAGCTTTTCCGCCAGGCAGCCGAGCAGGGTGAACCGGGCGGCATGTACCTGTACGGGCAATGCTTTTTCAACGGGGTTGGCGTGGCTAAGGACGTCCGCACGGCCAATGAATGGTTCCGCAAAGCGGCGCGCGCCGGGAACCCGTCGGCGATCGAATACTGCCGGCGCAATAACCTGGAGTACCGGTAA